One stretch of Cohnella algarum DNA includes these proteins:
- a CDS encoding tyrosine-protein phosphatase: MSNTLMPMPPCLLLLEGAHNFRDMGGLRAADGRTVKKGLLFRAAELTGLTPEDMRRLEAIGFRNVFDYRNRGEAELKPDPVIGQAVNTRIPANEAAEDAPHVTIEQMFASGLHKTFTEDMLLRLYAGLPINNASYRRLMELLKTPETSLPLVHHCAGGRDRTGVGSMLILLTLGVPYETVMEDYLLSNVTLADFNREMYEKIAPFVSEADLLALQSAMELRERYLDASMNSIVTAYETFDRYLEAEFGIDGRIRERIQAYCLE, from the coding sequence ATGTCGAATACGCTAATGCCTATGCCACCTTGCCTTCTGCTCCTGGAGGGCGCCCACAACTTTCGGGACATGGGCGGACTCCGCGCGGCGGACGGCCGCACCGTCAAGAAAGGCCTTTTGTTCCGCGCCGCCGAGCTGACCGGGCTGACGCCCGAAGATATGCGGCGCCTGGAAGCGATCGGCTTCCGCAACGTGTTCGATTACCGCAATCGCGGCGAAGCCGAGCTGAAGCCCGATCCGGTCATCGGACAGGCGGTCAACACGAGAATTCCGGCGAACGAGGCCGCCGAGGATGCGCCGCATGTGACCATCGAGCAAATGTTCGCGAGCGGCCTGCACAAGACGTTCACGGAAGATATGCTGCTCCGGCTTTACGCCGGGCTGCCGATCAACAACGCTTCCTATCGGCGGTTGATGGAGCTGCTGAAAACGCCGGAGACGAGCCTGCCGCTCGTCCACCACTGCGCCGGCGGCCGGGACCGCACGGGAGTCGGCAGCATGCTCATTCTGCTTACGCTGGGCGTCCCTTACGAGACCGTCATGGAAGATTATTTGTTATCGAACGTAACGCTGGCGGATTTTAATCGGGAAATGTACGAAAAAATCGCTCCCTTCGTCTCCGAAGCCGATTTGCTGGCGCTGCAAAGCGCCATGGAGCTGCGGGAGCGTTACCTGGATGCCTCGATGAACAGCATCGTGACCGCATACGAAACGTTCGACCGCTACCTGGAAGCCGAATTCGGCATCGACGGCCGGATCCGGGAACGCATCCAGGCTTATTGTTTGGAATAG
- a CDS encoding metallophosphoesterase family protein — METMKFVHLTDTHMNAPGKDGLLAKFNLADKVKMTFRHLQETGVAPEFVVITGDLAHEGDAEDYAYIRTLLDEGSALIGAPVYVVLGNHDHRPAFRSGFLGELPTEEPYYYAHDIQGLRLIGLNSQIPGKHNGRIDEEQLAWLKAQLETPAPKGTIIALHHPLMGVIGMPGDHLMENRDEILKAISGTDVVGVLAGHVHSNNVGVQQGILNVAATGTAFSGEMADKEHYRMVDFSGYNVVTVNEEGLAVQTVVLPTSNAEYFRFPIAALAAQH, encoded by the coding sequence ATGGAAACCATGAAATTCGTTCACCTGACCGACACGCATATGAACGCTCCCGGCAAAGACGGGCTGCTCGCCAAATTCAACCTGGCCGACAAGGTAAAGATGACGTTCCGGCACCTGCAGGAGACGGGCGTCGCCCCTGAGTTCGTCGTCATTACCGGGGACCTCGCGCATGAAGGCGATGCCGAGGATTACGCCTACATTCGCACGCTCCTGGACGAAGGCTCCGCTCTGATCGGCGCCCCGGTCTACGTCGTTCTCGGCAATCACGATCACCGCCCCGCGTTCCGCTCGGGCTTTCTGGGCGAACTGCCGACCGAAGAGCCTTACTACTACGCACACGACATCCAGGGGCTGCGCCTGATCGGCTTGAACTCCCAGATCCCCGGCAAGCACAACGGCAGGATCGACGAGGAGCAGCTGGCGTGGCTGAAAGCTCAGCTTGAAACGCCGGCTCCGAAAGGCACGATCATCGCCCTGCACCATCCGCTGATGGGCGTAATCGGCATGCCGGGCGATCATCTGATGGAAAATCGCGATGAAATCCTGAAGGCCATTTCGGGGACGGACGTCGTCGGCGTGTTGGCCGGGCACGTGCATTCGAACAATGTCGGCGTTCAACAAGGCATCCTGAACGTTGCCGCCACGGGCACCGCGTTCAGCGGCGAAATGGCGGACAAGGAGCATTACCGGATGGTCGACTTCTCCGGCTATAACGTCGTCACCGTAAACGAAGAAGGACTGGCCGTGCAAACGGTCGTGCTCCCGACCTCCAACGCCGAGTACTTCCGCTTTCCGATTGCCGCTCTTGCCGCGCAGCACTGA